Proteins from a single region of Roseateles sp. XES5:
- a CDS encoding glutathione S-transferase family protein, with product MLTLFHSPRSRSSRIVTLLRELEALDKVAIEIVDITRGDGSGRKDPRNPHPEGKVPLLVHDGVVIWESIAIIQYLTDLFPEKKMAPVAGDPQRGRYLSWLAWYAGVVEPVLIAQAAGISHQFLDSTFRGPAELAARLETALTDSPYLMGERYTAVDLLLHSPFAWYPAATPDSDVVKAWVQRCGERPSLQWAADYDAGTTAAA from the coding sequence ATGCTGACGCTGTTTCATTCCCCCCGCTCGCGCTCGTCGCGTATCGTCACCCTGCTTCGCGAACTCGAAGCCCTCGACAAGGTCGCGATCGAGATTGTCGACATCACCCGCGGCGATGGCAGCGGCCGCAAGGATCCGAGGAACCCACATCCGGAAGGCAAGGTGCCGCTACTCGTTCACGACGGCGTGGTGATCTGGGAGAGCATCGCGATCATCCAGTACCTGACGGATCTCTTCCCGGAAAAGAAGATGGCGCCGGTTGCCGGCGACCCGCAGCGCGGTCGGTATCTGAGCTGGCTCGCCTGGTATGCCGGCGTCGTCGAGCCGGTGCTGATCGCACAGGCAGCCGGGATCTCGCATCAATTTCTGGATTCTACCTTCCGCGGCCCGGCGGAACTGGCGGCACGCCTCGAAACCGCACTCACGGATAGCCCGTATCTGATGGGGGAGCGATACACGGCTGTCGATCTGCTGCTGCATTCGCCCTTTGCCTGGTACCCCGCGGCGACGCCGGACAGCGATGTGGTCAAGGCTTGGGTGCAGCGTTGCGGCGAGCGGCCATCGCTGCAATGGGCCGCCGACTACGATGCCGGCACCACGGCTGCGGCCTGA
- a CDS encoding YafY family protein: MARSDRLFRLLQALRTLPSPATAARLAEETGVSLRSLYRDIDSLRAAGAVIDGERGFGYRLTEDIALPPQTFTRLEIEALVLGLAEVQHMGESALAAAAAAVLSKVTATLPDRLQRQALHAASQVYRFERRDSPITDIGLLREACWQERAVVIGYVDAEQQRTDRQVLPLAIVYLERVLVLLAWCCLRQDFRKFRVDRIADIRVAEESFRPRRVPMLRDFVAYLNAAAPETSKMTLSGQ; encoded by the coding sequence ATGGCCCGTAGTGATCGTCTGTTTCGCCTGCTCCAGGCGCTTCGCACTCTCCCCTCCCCGGCGACGGCCGCGCGCCTTGCCGAGGAGACCGGCGTATCGTTGCGTTCGCTCTACAGGGATATCGACAGCCTGCGCGCCGCAGGTGCCGTCATCGACGGCGAGCGCGGCTTCGGCTACCGGCTGACGGAAGACATCGCCTTGCCGCCGCAGACATTTACACGGCTTGAAATCGAAGCCCTGGTGCTCGGCCTTGCCGAGGTGCAGCATATGGGTGAGTCGGCTCTGGCGGCGGCGGCAGCTGCCGTACTTTCGAAGGTCACGGCAACGTTGCCTGATCGGCTACAGCGCCAGGCGCTGCATGCCGCGTCGCAAGTCTATCGTTTCGAACGTCGCGACTCGCCGATTACCGATATCGGCCTTCTGCGCGAGGCCTGCTGGCAGGAGCGCGCCGTGGTGATCGGTTACGTCGATGCTGAGCAGCAGCGAACCGACCGGCAGGTGCTGCCGCTGGCGATCGTCTATCTGGAGCGGGTTTTGGTGCTGCTTGCCTGGTGTTGCCTCAGGCAGGATTTCCGCAAGTTCCGTGTCGACCGTATCGCCGATATCCGAGTGGCGGAGGAAAGTTTCCGTCCACGCCGTGTGCCCATGCTCAGGGATTTCGTCGCCTATTTGAACGCCGCCGCGCCCGAAACGTCGAAGATGACCTTGAGCGGACAATAA
- a CDS encoding metal-binding protein ZinT, giving the protein MDRTIKTVGKMLTILAALGAIGMQGAHASSAHKHTHTHGEKGAVYKGYFKDSDVKPRLLSDWEGDWQSVYPYLVDGTLDQVMTEKAKQGEKTVAEYRAYYDVGYKTDVDRIVIEGKRVTFYRGKQSVSGHYESDGHEILTYKKGNRGVRFIFQKIEGDSSAPDFIQFSDHIIAPTRADHYHLYWGNDRSALLNEVINWPTYYPADLSGKQIVDEMLAH; this is encoded by the coding sequence ATGGACAGAACGATCAAAACCGTCGGTAAGATGCTGACGATTCTAGCGGCACTCGGCGCCATCGGTATGCAAGGCGCTCACGCGTCCTCGGCACATAAGCACACTCATACGCACGGTGAAAAAGGCGCGGTCTACAAAGGCTATTTCAAGGACAGCGACGTGAAGCCGCGACTTCTTTCCGATTGGGAGGGTGACTGGCAGTCCGTCTATCCGTATCTCGTCGACGGAACCCTCGACCAGGTCATGACGGAAAAGGCAAAACAGGGAGAGAAAACGGTAGCCGAGTACCGCGCTTATTATGACGTTGGGTATAAGACCGATGTCGACCGCATCGTGATCGAGGGCAAACGGGTGACCTTCTACCGCGGCAAGCAATCCGTGAGCGGACACTACGAGAGCGATGGTCACGAAATCCTGACCTATAAGAAGGGCAATCGCGGCGTCCGCTTCATATTCCAGAAAATTGAAGGGGACAGCTCGGCACCTGACTTCATCCAGTTCAGTGACCATATCATCGCGCCGACCAGGGCGGACCATTACCATCTCTATTGGGGAAACGATCGTTCAGCGCTGCTCAACGAGGTGATCAACTGGCCGACCTATTATCCTGCCGACCTTAGCGGAAAGCAAATCGTCGACGAAATGCTGGCGCACTAG
- a CDS encoding Mur ligase family protein, translating into MMHSDALQDLLEIPVPDHPALVLDGCRRLLGPNLYGPEPGAVGDGLATGFDAGILLDAWRRHTRLLLDALGWTTTPIRTRPFDGGGSLFLPAAVDQLFTAAFVVEAAWYYTATELLQLDPIPPDQMVAGLRRIGDAEANPALSDLVARAERSGLDRLLDDDALTLGHGAGSQTWQTDSLPASPDWSRLHDIPIALVTGTNGKTTTTRLIAAMGRAAGRISGLSSTEFVRVGDDILDRGDYSGPAGARLLLRDRRLEIGVLEVARGGILRRGVPVTRARAAVVTNVAADHLGQYGITTVGELAQVKLAVHRALAPGGLLILNADDPLVVEAAGAADALKAWFSLDADHAEIRAARSRSTPCAWLDEGRIMLSDGRSETSLIDVAEVPLTLGGAARYNIENVLAAVLAALAVGIPNDAISTVLSMFRSDPTDNPGRANEYAVRGARVFVDFAHNPHSIAAVTGALAALPARRRFVLLGHAGDRSDEEIRALTRGAFRLRPDFVVAAENPKYLRGRPAGEISGLIRQESLDLGLPADRIILADSPPDGARRVIEQLAPGDVALLLVHTEREEVVALLTDSGCIQNSSEAPNAGAASDSDGLERL; encoded by the coding sequence ATGATGCATTCCGACGCATTGCAGGATCTTCTGGAAATTCCGGTGCCGGACCATCCGGCGCTGGTTCTGGATGGCTGCCGCAGGCTGCTTGGGCCGAACCTCTACGGGCCGGAGCCGGGCGCGGTCGGCGATGGTCTTGCGACGGGGTTCGATGCCGGCATCCTGCTCGACGCCTGGCGCCGACATACACGCCTCCTGCTCGACGCCCTTGGCTGGACCACAACGCCGATCCGCACGCGGCCTTTTGACGGCGGCGGAAGTCTCTTCCTGCCGGCTGCCGTCGATCAGCTCTTCACGGCTGCCTTCGTCGTCGAGGCGGCGTGGTACTACACCGCGACGGAGCTTCTTCAACTCGATCCGATTCCGCCCGATCAGATGGTTGCGGGCCTGCGCCGCATCGGCGATGCGGAAGCCAATCCCGCGCTTTCCGATCTTGTCGCGAGAGCCGAACGGAGCGGGCTCGACCGTCTGCTCGATGACGATGCACTGACGCTCGGCCACGGCGCCGGATCGCAGACATGGCAGACTGACAGCCTGCCTGCGTCGCCCGACTGGTCGCGGCTGCACGATATTCCCATTGCCCTGGTCACCGGCACGAACGGCAAGACCACGACCACCCGCCTCATTGCGGCGATGGGGCGGGCTGCGGGGCGGATTTCGGGCCTCTCCTCCACCGAATTTGTCAGGGTTGGCGACGATATTCTCGACCGGGGGGACTATTCCGGCCCGGCCGGCGCGCGGCTTCTCTTGCGGGATCGCCGACTGGAAATCGGCGTGCTGGAGGTCGCGCGCGGCGGTATCCTGCGCCGGGGCGTGCCAGTGACGCGGGCCCGCGCGGCCGTCGTGACCAATGTCGCGGCCGATCATCTCGGCCAGTACGGGATCACCACGGTCGGTGAACTGGCCCAGGTGAAGCTGGCGGTCCACCGGGCCCTTGCGCCGGGTGGCCTGTTGATCCTCAATGCGGATGATCCCTTGGTCGTCGAGGCCGCCGGCGCGGCGGATGCGCTGAAAGCGTGGTTCTCGCTCGATGCCGACCATGCCGAGATCCGGGCCGCGCGATCGCGCAGCACCCCCTGCGCCTGGCTTGACGAGGGTCGCATCATGCTCTCGGACGGGCGATCCGAGACGTCGTTGATCGACGTCGCCGAGGTGCCGCTCACCCTCGGGGGGGCTGCCCGCTACAACATCGAGAACGTGCTCGCTGCCGTGCTGGCGGCGCTGGCGGTCGGCATCCCGAACGACGCGATCTCGACGGTTCTCTCGATGTTCCGCAGCGATCCGACCGACAATCCGGGCCGGGCCAATGAATACGCCGTGCGCGGCGCCCGGGTTTTCGTCGACTTTGCGCACAACCCGCATTCCATCGCCGCGGTGACGGGTGCTTTGGCCGCGCTTCCCGCGCGCCGGCGGTTCGTTCTGCTGGGCCATGCGGGCGACCGCTCGGACGAGGAGATACGCGCCTTGACGCGCGGTGCGTTCCGCCTGCGGCCCGACTTTGTCGTTGCGGCCGAGAACCCCAAATATCTGCGCGGTCGGCCGGCCGGTGAGATCTCCGGTCTTATCCGCCAGGAAAGCCTCGACCTCGGCCTGCCAGCGGACCGGATCATCCTTGCCGACAGTCCGCCCGACGGCGCTCGACGGGTGATCGAGCAACTGGCACCCGGAGACGTAGCGCTGCTTCTGGTTCATACAGAACGTGAGGAAGTCGTGGCTCTTCTGACCGACTCCGGTTGCATCCAGAACAGCTCGGAGGCGCCGAACGCCGGCGCCGCAAGTGATTCAGATGGGCTTGAAAGGCTCTAG
- the cphA gene encoding cyanophycin synthetase — MKIVSKNVFVGPNVWAGFPVIRYVIDLGVLEEWPSAKIGEDWINALVEALPGLHEHGCSYREPGGFIRRLREGEGTWLGHVAEHVALEIQGVAGSEVTFGRTRSTGVPGHYNLVYQYHQRDVGLEAGQLAIRLLMHLLPDHLKSQVEYEFDPEFDFPDELKSFVLMAQRKEFGPSTGSLVKAAEDRDIPWIRLNNNSLVQFGHGKFQQRIQATITSETKHIAVEISCDKEDTHNMLSDLGLPVPQQRLAYSPAQAVREAGRIGYPVVVKPLDGNHGRGVSINLTEDAQVETAFHEAKAHSKSRGILVESFVTGMDHRMLVVNGELVAAAKRVPGHVVGDGRHTIAELIEIVNSDPRRGIGHEKVLTNLELDNQAERLMADAGHTAETVLPEGETFYLRSTANLSTGGTAIDVTDVCHPDNKDMAERTIKAVGLDVGGVDFLTPDITKSYKDIGGAIVEVNAAPGFRMHVAPSEGKPRDVAGKVLDMLFPKGREARIPIGAITGTNGKTTTSRMLAHIMKSSGKIVGMTSTDGVYVDGKLTVKGDMTGPASAQMVLRDPSVDFAVMETARGGLVRAGLGYQRCDVSACLNVAADHLGMGGINTVEELAVIKRVVVEAATDTVVLNADDIHCLRMADFCKAEHICYVTTNSDHPLVREHIQAGGRAVVLEKAMNGDMITIYANGLHLPVLWSHLIPATLEGKALYNVQNAMFACAMAYAFRLDLDNIRHGLRTFDTSFFQVPGRTNVFDEHPFKVILDYGHNPAAIAAMSGLADRLDVKGRRLVVCAMPGDRRDEDIREAAKVLAGHFDHYFVKPDDNRRGRGEMEVPEMLRDGLIVAGVEADRITLVASEAEAVDMGLNTAQPDDLLVIFADELARSWKQIIYFKKAEREAIITAKPPRVERPAAEFEELVSATDLLIRDERGVRLARAEPEGAD; from the coding sequence ATGAAAATCGTTTCGAAAAACGTGTTTGTCGGTCCAAACGTATGGGCGGGATTTCCCGTCATCCGCTACGTCATTGACCTGGGAGTTCTGGAAGAGTGGCCATCGGCGAAGATCGGGGAGGATTGGATCAATGCGCTTGTCGAGGCCCTTCCGGGGCTGCATGAGCATGGCTGCTCCTACCGTGAGCCGGGCGGTTTCATTCGCCGTCTGAGAGAGGGCGAGGGCACATGGCTCGGCCATGTCGCCGAACATGTCGCGCTGGAGATACAGGGCGTCGCGGGGTCCGAGGTCACCTTTGGCCGCACCCGGTCAACCGGGGTGCCGGGCCACTACAATCTCGTCTATCAATATCATCAGCGCGATGTCGGGCTCGAGGCCGGGCAACTGGCGATCCGGCTGTTGATGCATCTCCTGCCCGACCACCTCAAGTCGCAGGTCGAATACGAGTTCGACCCCGAATTCGATTTTCCTGACGAGTTGAAGAGCTTCGTCCTGATGGCGCAGCGCAAGGAATTCGGCCCCTCGACCGGTTCGCTGGTCAAGGCCGCGGAAGATCGCGACATTCCGTGGATCCGGCTCAACAACAACTCGCTGGTGCAGTTCGGTCATGGCAAGTTCCAGCAACGCATTCAGGCGACGATCACCAGCGAGACCAAGCACATCGCGGTGGAGATTTCCTGCGACAAGGAAGACACCCACAACATGCTGAGCGATCTCGGCCTGCCGGTGCCCCAGCAGCGTCTGGCCTATTCGCCGGCCCAGGCCGTCCGGGAGGCAGGCCGCATTGGTTATCCGGTCGTGGTGAAGCCGCTCGATGGCAATCACGGGCGCGGGGTTTCGATCAACCTGACCGAGGACGCACAGGTGGAAACCGCCTTCCACGAGGCCAAGGCGCACTCCAAGAGCCGCGGCATTCTCGTCGAGAGTTTCGTCACCGGCATGGATCATCGCATGCTGGTGGTGAACGGCGAACTGGTCGCGGCGGCCAAGCGTGTTCCCGGCCATGTCGTCGGCGACGGCAGGCATACGATCGCCGAGCTGATCGAGATCGTCAATTCCGATCCGCGCCGGGGCATCGGGCATGAGAAGGTGCTGACGAACCTGGAGCTCGACAATCAGGCCGAACGGCTGATGGCGGATGCCGGCCATACCGCCGAAACGGTCCTGCCGGAGGGCGAGACCTTCTACCTGCGCTCGACCGCGAACCTGTCGACCGGCGGCACGGCGATCGACGTGACCGATGTCTGCCACCCGGACAACAAGGACATGGCCGAACGCACGATCAAGGCGGTGGGCCTCGATGTGGGCGGGGTCGACTTCCTCACGCCTGACATCACCAAGAGCTACAAGGATATCGGCGGCGCCATCGTCGAGGTAAACGCCGCGCCGGGTTTCCGGATGCATGTCGCCCCCTCGGAAGGCAAGCCGCGCGACGTGGCGGGCAAGGTTCTCGACATGCTGTTCCCGAAGGGCCGGGAAGCGCGGATCCCGATCGGCGCCATCACCGGAACGAACGGCAAGACGACGACCTCGCGCATGCTCGCCCATATCATGAAGTCGTCCGGCAAGATCGTCGGCATGACCTCGACCGACGGGGTCTATGTCGACGGCAAGCTGACCGTGAAGGGCGATATGACCGGGCCGGCCTCGGCGCAGATGGTGCTGCGCGACCCATCGGTCGATTTCGCCGTGATGGAAACCGCGCGGGGTGGCCTCGTTCGCGCCGGCCTTGGCTATCAGCGCTGCGACGTCTCGGCCTGCCTCAACGTGGCGGCCGACCATCTGGGGATGGGCGGGATAAACACGGTCGAGGAGCTTGCCGTGATCAAGCGCGTCGTCGTCGAGGCTGCGACGGATACGGTCGTGCTCAACGCCGACGACATCCACTGCCTGCGCATGGCCGATTTCTGCAAGGCCGAGCATATCTGCTACGTGACGACGAATTCCGACCATCCCCTTGTGAGGGAGCATATCCAGGCCGGGGGCCGCGCCGTGGTGCTGGAAAAGGCCATGAATGGCGACATGATCACGATCTACGCCAACGGCCTGCACCTGCCGGTCCTGTGGTCGCACCTGATCCCGGCGACGCTGGAGGGCAAGGCGCTTTATAACGTGCAGAACGCGATGTTCGCCTGCGCGATGGCCTATGCGTTCAGGCTCGACCTCGACAATATCCGCCACGGGCTGAGAACCTTCGACACCTCGTTCTTCCAGGTGCCGGGGCGGACCAATGTGTTCGATGAACACCCCTTCAAGGTCATCCTCGACTACGGCCATAACCCGGCGGCCATCGCCGCCATGTCGGGCCTGGCCGACCGGCTGGACGTGAAGGGCCGCAGGCTCGTGGTCTGCGCCATGCCGGGCGACCGCCGCGACGAGGACATCCGCGAGGCCGCCAAGGTGCTGGCAGGGCACTTCGACCACTACTTCGTCAAGCCTGACGACAATCGCCGGGGGCGCGGAGAGATGGAGGTTCCGGAGATGCTTCGCGACGGCCTGATTGTGGCCGGGGTGGAGGCTGACCGGATCACGCTCGTGGCGAGCGAGGCGGAGGCCGTCGATATGGGGCTGAACACGGCGCAGCCCGACGATCTTCTCGTCATCTTCGCCGATGAACTGGCGCGGTCCTGGAAGCAGATCATCTACTTCAAGAAGGCCGAGCGGGAGGCCATCATCACGGCAAAGCCGCCCCGCGTGGAGCGGCCTGCCGCCGAATTCGAAGAACTGGTATCGGCGACGGATCTCCTGATCCGTGACGAACGGGGCGTACGTCTCGCTCGGGCCGAACCCGAAGGGGCGGACTGA